Proteins encoded in a region of the Tripterygium wilfordii isolate XIE 37 chromosome 21, ASM1340144v1, whole genome shotgun sequence genome:
- the LOC119989091 gene encoding glycine-rich RNA-binding protein RZ1C-like isoform X2: MLERDTGRPRGFGFITFADRRGMEDAIAEMHGREFGDRTISVNKAQPKMGGDDADYGYRGGSYPSGGRGSNGARDRPVGQDECFKCGRSGHWARDCPSAGGGSRAGGGGSFSSHSRFEGAGSRGDRFGDRDRYIDDRYDGGRYGDRDRLNGRDKYGGRDRYAGDRFPPAGDRFADRFAGDRYGGSDRYPLNGYAKDRAYDRDGGPRGGGDRYGAGGPARSEGRNFRNRPAPAPYDRPSRGGRPTSFERY; this comes from the exons ATGCTGGAAAGGGACACAGGCCGTCCTCGTGGATTTGGGTTTATTACCTTTGCAGATCGTCGGGGGATGGAAGATGCAATAGCGGAGATGCATGGACGTGAGTTTGGTGATCGTACCATCTCAGTCAACAAGGCCCAGCCAAAAATGGGTGGAGATGATGCAGATTATGGCTATAGGGGAGGAAGCTATCCATCAGGTGGCAGGGGAAGCAATGGTGCACGCGACAGACCTGTGGGACAAGATGAATGTTTCAAGTGTGGAAGGTCAGGGCATTGGGCCAGAGATTGCCCTTCAGCTGGTGGTGGCAGCCGAGCTGGAGGTGGAGGCTCATTCTCTTCACATTCTAGGTTTGAAGGGGCAGGTAGCCGTGGAGATCGCTTTGGAGATCGTGATCGTTACATTGATGACCGTTATGATGGAGGACGCTATGGAGATAGGGACCGCCTTAATGGCAGGGATAAATATGGGGGCCGTGATCGCTATGCCGGTGACAG GTTCCCACCTGCTGGAGATCGTTTTGCTGATCGCTTTGCAGGTGATAGGTATGGTGGGTCAGATCGTTACCCTCTAAATGGTTATGCCAAGGACAGAGCCTATGATAGGGATGGTGGCCCACGAGGAGGGGGTGATAGGTATGGAGCTGGGGGACCTGCTCGGAGTGAAGGAAGGAATTTCAGGAATCGTCCAGCTCCAGCTCCATATGACCGCCCTAGCAGGGGTGGTCGCCCAACTTCCTTTGAGCGCTACTAA